The Pelodiscus sinensis isolate JC-2024 chromosome 10, ASM4963464v1, whole genome shotgun sequence genome has a segment encoding these proteins:
- the ZIC1 gene encoding zinc finger protein ZIC 1: protein MLLDAGPQYPAIGVTTFGSSRHHSTGDVTDREVGLGINPFADGMGAFKINPSTHELASAGQTAFTSQAPGYAAAALGHHHHPTHVSSYSSAAFNSTRDFLFRNRGFGEAAAASAQHSLFASAAGSFAGPHGHTDAAGHILFPGLHEQAASHASPNVVNGQMRLGFSGDMYGRPDQYGQVTSPRSEHYASTQLHGYGHMNMNMAAHHGAGAFFRYMRQPIKQELICKWIEPEQLSNPKKSCNKTFSTMHELVTHVTVEHVGGPEQSNHICFWEECPREGKPFKAKYKLVNHIRVHTGEKPFPCPFPGCGKVFARSENLKIHKRTHTGEKPFKCEFEGCDRRFANSSDRKKHMHVHTSDKPYLCKMCDKSYTHPSSLRKHMKVHESSSQGSQPSPAASSGYESSTPPTIVSPSTENQTTSSLSPSSSAVHHTSSHSTLTSNFNEWYV from the exons ATGCTTCTGGATGCTGGACCGCAGTATCCCGCGATAGGAGTCACTACCTTCGGATCCTCTCGCCATCACTCCACGGGCGATGTCACGGAcagagaagtggggctggggatcAACCCCTTCGCCGACGGCATGGGCGCCTTTAAAATTAACCCCAGCACGCACGAGCTGGCCTCGGCCGGCCAGACCGCCTTCACCTCGCAGGCCCCCGGCTACGCGGCGGCGGCTCTGGGGCACCACCACCACCCGACCCATGTCAGCTCCTACTCCAGCGCAGCCTTCAACTCCACCCGGGACTTTCTCTTCCGCAACCGGGGCTTTGGCGAGGCGGCGGCAGCCAGCGCCCAGCACAGCCTGTTCGCCTCGGCCGCGGGCAGCTTCGCCGGCCCCCACGGACACACTGATGCCGCAGGACACATACTTTTCCCGGGGCTTCACGAGCAAGCAGCCAGCCACGCTTCTCCCAACGTGGTGAACGGGCAGATGCGTCTGGGCTTTTCCGGAGACATGTACGGGAGACCAGATCAGTACGGCCAGGTCACTAGCCCCCGCTCCGAGCACTATGCCTCCACTCAGCTCCACGGCTACGGCCATATGAACATGAACATGGcagcccaccatggagcaggggCCTTCTTTCGCTACATGAGACAGCCCATCAAGCAGGAACTCATCTGTAAGTGGATTGAGCCCGAGCAATTGTCAAACCCCAAAAAGTCCTGCAACAAAACTTTCAGCACAATGCACGAGCTGGTGACTCATGTCACCGTGGAGCACGTTGGAGGACCCGAGCAGTCCAATCACATATGTTTCTGGGAAGAGTGTCCAAGAGAGGGGAAACCTTTCAAGGCCAAATATAAACTTGTAAATCACATCAGAGTCCACACAGGTGAAAaacccttcccctgcccttttCCTGGCTGTGGGAAAGTGTTTGCCAGATCAGAAAACCTCAAAATACACAAAAGAACTCACACAG GTGAAAAACCCTTTAAGTGTGAATTCGAGGGCTGTGACAGGCGCTTTGCAAATAGCAGCGACCGCAAAAAGCATATGCATGTGCACACTTCTGACAAACCCTATCTCTGCAAAATGTGCGATAAGTCCTACACTCACCCAAGTTCCCTCAGAAAACACATGAAG GTCCATGAGTCATCCTCCCAGGGGTCCCAGCCTTCTCCCGCCGCCAGCTCAGGCTATGAATCCTCAACGCCCCCAACAATCGTGTCTCCATCTACAGAAAACCAGACCACAAGCTCCTTATCCCCCTCCTCTTCAGCAGTCCATCACACGTCCAGCCACAGCACGCTTACATCAAATTTTAACGAATGGTacgtttaa